In one window of Onychomys torridus chromosome 5, mOncTor1.1, whole genome shotgun sequence DNA:
- the LOC118584436 gene encoding olfactory receptor 7C1-like — protein MEPENYTGIPEFYLLGLSENPEIESALFGLFLSLYLVTIFGNLLIILTIISDPKLHTPMYLFLSNLSFSDICFTSTTVPKMLLNIQTQSKRITYAGCITQMYFFTVFGLLDNLLLTVMAYDRFVAICHPLHYTVLMSPKLCSQLLLLAWLVSILGALPESLTALRLSFCAIVEIPHYFCELPEVLKLACSDTFINNVVLYIVTGIMGFFPLAGIIFSYSQIVTSVLQISTAGGKYKAFSTCGSHLSVVSLFYGTCLGVYLSSTWTQASWAGVFASVLYTVVTPMMNPFIYSLRNRDMKRALNMLLCNLSSSP, from the coding sequence ATGGAACCAGAAAACTACACAGGGATTCCAGAGTTTTATCTGTTGGGACTTTCAGAGAACCCAGAGATTGAGTCTGCTCTCTTTGGGCTGTTCTTGTCTTTGTACTTGGTGACCATCTTTGGGAATCTGCTCATCATCCTGACCATTATCTCTGATCCTAAGCTGCACACACCCATGTATTTATTCCTCTCCAACCTATCCTTTTCTGACATCTGCTTCACCTCTACCACTGTCCCAAAGATGCTGCTGAAcatccagacacagagtaagCGCATCACCTATGCAGGCTGCATCACCCAAATGTACTTTTTCACCGTCTTTGGACTTCTAGACAATTTGCTTCTGACTGTGATGGCATATGACCGCTTTGTGGCCATCTGCCACCCCCTGCACTATACTGTCCTTATGAGCCCTAAGCTCTGTTCCCAGCTACTTCTCCTGGCATGGCTCGTAAGCATTCTTGGAGCCCTACCTGAGAGCTTAACTGCACTGAGGCTGTCGTTCTGTGCCATTGTGGAAATCCCACACTATTTTTGTGAGCTTCCTGAAGTCCTCAAACTAGCCTGCTCTGACACCTTCATCAACAATGTTGTGTTATATATTGTAACAGGCATCATGGGCTTTTTCCCTCTTGCTGGAATAATTTTCTCTTATTCTCAAATTGTGACATCTGTCCTGCAGATTTCAACAGCAGGAGGAAAGTATAAAGCATTTTCTACCTGTGGTTCTCACCTCTCCGTGGTCTCTCTGTTCTATGGAACCTGCCTTGGAGTGTATCTCAGTTCTACATGGACACAGGCTTCCTGGGCAGGGGTGTTTGCTTCTGTTCTGTATACTGTGGTCACTCCCATGATGAACCCTttcatctacagcctgaggaacaggGACATGAAGAGAGCCCTGAATATGCTTCTATGTAATCTGTCATCTTCACCTTGA